Proteins from one Gossypium raimondii isolate GPD5lz chromosome 8, ASM2569854v1, whole genome shotgun sequence genomic window:
- the LOC105792118 gene encoding LRR receptor-like serine/threonine-protein kinase RGI5, giving the protein MGILQFLFFFFLLFTLYTPMSVHANTELRSLMELKASLDPTNKVLDSWKSDGDPCSGSFVGVACNEHRKVANISLQGKGLSGQVSPAIAGLKCLSGLYLHYNSLSGEIPKELSDLQELTDLYLNDNNLSGTIPPHIGNMAALQVVDLCCNQLTGNIPTEIGDLKGLSVLSLQRNRLDGKIPASLGNLVMLRRLDLSYNRLFGEIPTTLANILQLETLDVRNNTLYGNVPSGLKRLNGGFLGDNNRGLCGTGFPTLRVCSRFDNMNINQLEPFQSDLNDTVPGVNSHIVHNQGYCNHTHCSNPLRFPKLPIITGIITVGFVFMFAVFLAIFHYRRKKQKIGNTCESSDGRLSTDHQAKELQRNGSVSPLVTLEYSYGWDPLGDGWDNIGFSKEHLDKFRFNLEEVESATRCFSELNLLGKTNFSSVYKGVLRDGSVVAIRSINVTSCKSEEAEFVKGLYLLTSLRHENLVRLRGFCCSKGRGECFLIYDFASKGNLSKYLDVEDGGEPVLDWPTRISIINGIATGIGYLHKSEVSKPPIVHRNISVEKVLIDHQFSPLIADSGLHKILADDIVYSALKVSAAMGYLAPEYVTTGRFTEKTDIFAFGVIILQILSGKLQLTSSMRLGAECSRFEDFVDANLKGEFSEPMAAKLGEIALRCTNQHPNDRPCMETIIKELNDIS; this is encoded by the exons ATGGGTATCCTTCAGtttctgttctttttctttcttttgttcacACTCTACACTCCAATGTCGGTTCATGCGAACACAGAGCTTAGATCTCTAATGGAACTGAAGGCTTCTTTAGACCCAACAAACAAGGTCCTCGATTCATGGAAAAGCGATGGTGACCCTTGCAGCGGTTCCTTTGTCGGTGTGGCTTGTAATGAGCACCGTAAGGTGGCTAACATTTCGTTACAGGGAAAGGGCCTTTCTGGTCAAGTCTCGCCTGCTATTGCGGGGCTCAAATGTCTCTCTGGTTTGTACTTGCATTACAATTCTCTGTCTGGGGAGATACCTAAAGAACTCTCCGATCTTCAAGAGTTAACTGATCTTTATCTTAATGATAATAATCTGTCCGGCACCATTCCTCCACATATTGGTAACATGGCTGCTTTACAAG TTGTGGATTTATGTTGCAATCAGTTGACAGGGAATATACCTACAGAGATAGGGGATTTGAAGGGATTAAGTGTTCTTTCTTTGCAACGAAATAGACTAGATGGTAAAATTCCAGCTAGCTTAGGGAACTTGGTAATGTTAAGAAGACTTGATTTGAGCTACAATCGTCTCTTTGGTGAAATTCCTACAACATTAGCTAATATTCTACAATTGGAAACTCTAGATGTTCGAAACAATACGCTATACGGAAACGTCCCTTCAG GTCTTAAGAGATTAAATGGAGGGTTCCTTGGTGACAACAATAGAGGTCTATGTGGAACAGGCTTTCCAACATTGAGAGTCTGTTCACGTTTTGACAATATGAACATCAACCAGCTTGAACCTTTCCAATCTGATCTGAATGACACGGTTCCAGGGGTTAACTCGCATATAGTACATAACCAAGGATATTGCAACCACACTCATTGCTCGAATCCGCTGAGATTCCCGAAATTACCTATTATTACAGGGATTATTACAGTCGGTTTCGTTTTTATGTTTGCTGTATTTCTTGCAATTTTCCACTACCGTAGGAAGAAACAAAAGATTGGAAACACATGTGAATCTTCTGATGGGCGCCTTAGCACTGACCACCAAGCAAAGGAACTTCAAAGGAATGGAAGTGTTTCTCCGCTTGTAACACTCGAATATTCATATGGATGGGATCCATTAGGTGATGGATGGGACAACATTGGATTTTCCAAGGAACATTTAGATAAGTTCAGATTCAATCTAGAAGAAGTCGAGTCCGCAACTCGGTGCTTTTCCGAGTTAAACTTACTAGGAAAGACCAATTTCTCATCAGTCTACAAAGGAGTACTGAGAGACGGTTCTGTTGTAGCCATTAGGAGCATAAACGTAACCAGCTGCAAATCAGAAGAAGCAGAGTTTGTTAAAGGCTTGTACTTGCTAACCTCCTTGAGACATGAAAACCTCGTTAGGCTTCGAGGGTTTTGTTGTTCAAAGGGCAGAGGCGAATGTTTTCTCATTTATGACTTTGCTTCTAAGGGAAACCTGTCTAAGTATCTCGATGTTGAAGATGGAGGTGAACCGGTTCTTGACTGGCCAACAAGGATTTCCATCATCAATGGTATAGCAACAGGTATCGGATATTTGCATAAAAGTGAAGTAAGCAAGCCACCCATAGTCCACCGCAACATATCTGTAGAGAAAGTACTGATTGACCACCAATTCAGCCCATTGATCGCAGACTCTGGTCTCCATAAGATTCTTGCTGATGACATTGTGTACTCAGCTCTTAAAGTAAGTGCAGCCATGGGTTACCTAGCACCAGAATATGTTACCACAGGCAGATTTACAGAAAAGACTGACATATTTGCATTTGGAGTGATTATTCTCCAAATCCTGTCTGGTAAACTTCAACTCACAAGCTCAATGCGATTGGGAGCGGAATGTAGCAGGTTTGAAGATTTTGTTGACGCAAATCTAAAAGGAGAATTTTCGGAACCGATGGCTGCTAAGCTGGGGGAAATTGCACTTCGTTGCACCAATCAACACCCTAACGATAGACCATGCATGGAGACAATAATCAAAGAGCTAAATGACATTTCATGA
- the LOC105792115 gene encoding UDP-glucuronate 4-epimerase 5: MSHLDNIPSTPGKHKPDKAFRFHSAAASSSLSKLTLYSTLFLSVLLIFLLLLSSPSSPPSPRRHLSTGSHHTPLSLSHKLIRKSARPRYTTGHTVLVTGAAGFVGTHVSLALKRRGDGVLGLDNFNHYYDPTLKRARQKILEKAGVFIVEGDINDKGLLQQLLDAVLFTHVMHLAAQAGVRYAMQNPGSYVHSNIAGFVNLLEVSKLANPQPAIIWASSSSVYGLNSKVPFSEKDRTDQPASLYAATKKAGEEIAHTYNHIYGLSITGLRFFTVYGPWGRPDMAYFFFTKDIMKGKTITVYESPDKGSVARDFTYIDDIVKGCLGALDTAKKSTGSGGKKREPAQLRIFNLGNTSPVPVSRLVSILEKILKVKAKKKVVPLPRNGDVEFTHANITLAMTELGYKPTTDLEAGLKKFVRWYLSFYSGSKKKSSW; the protein is encoded by the coding sequence ATGTCACACCTTGACAACATTCCATCCACTCCTGGCAAACACAAACCCGACAAAGCTTTCCGTTTCCACTCCGCCGCCGCATCTTCCTCTCTTTCCAAACTAACCCTTTATTCCACCCTTTTCCTTTCCGTCCTCCTTATCTTCCTCCTCCTACTTTCCTCCCCTTCTTCCCCACCATCGCCGCGCCGCCACCTCTCTACTGGGTCCCACCACACCCCGCTCTCTCTTTCCCACAAGCTAATCCGCAAATCGGCCCGTCCTCGCTATACTACCGGTCACACCGTCCTTGTGACTGGCGCCGCCGGTTTTGTCGGAACCCATGTTTCCCTCGCTCTTAAACGCCGTGGAGACGGTGTCCTTGGCCTTGACAACTTTAACCATTACTATGATCCAACCCTGAAAAGGGCTCGCCAGAAGATCCTCGAAAAAGCTGGGGTTTTTATAGTCGAAGGCGACATCAACGACAAGGGTCTTCTCCAACAACTGCTCGATGCCGTTTTGTTTACTCACGTAATGCATTTAGCAGCCCAGGCAGGTGTTCGTTACGCTATGCAAAACCCAGGATCTTATGTTCATAGTAACATTGCTGGATTTGTGAACTTACTGGAAGTGTCGAAATTGGCCAACCCTCAACCGGCGATTATCTGGGCTTCTTCAAGTTCGGTCTACGGCTTGAATTCTAAAGTGCCATTTTCAGAGAAAGATAGAACTGATCAACCTGCTAGTTTATATGCTGCTACAAAGAAAGCCGGTGAGGAAATTGCGCATACTTATAATCATATTTATGGACTTTCAATAACTGGATTGCGATTTTTCACGGTTTATGGTCCTTGGGGCCGGCCCGATATggcatatttctttttcactaaaGATATAATGAAAGGTAAAACGATCACTGTATATGAATCACCAGATAAGGGTAGTGTGGCTAGAGATTTTACCTATATTGATGATATAGTGAAAGGGTGTTTGGGAGCATTGGATACGGCAAAGAAGAGTACAGGGAGTGGGGGAAAGAAGAGAGAGCCTGCACAATTGAGGATTTTTAATTTGGGGAATACTTCGCCTGTACCTGTGAGTAGGCTGGTTAGTATATTGGAGAAGATTTTAAAGGTGAAGGCTAAGAAGAAAGTAGTGCCACTACCAAGAAATGGGGATGTGGAGTTTACACACGCCAATATTACCTTAGCAATGACGGAGCTCGGTTACAAGCCAACGACTGATTTGGAGGCAGGGTTGAAGAAGTTTGTGAGATGGTACCTCAGTTTTTATTCGGGGTCAAAGAAGAAGAGTTCTTGGTGA